In a single window of the Candidatus Celerinatantimonas neptuna genome:
- the degS gene encoding Serine endoprotease DegS, which yields MIKYIFKAIGLGLTIAVVFLIVFPSLQKGSSFFNWVHSSSPSIISFASAARKAAPAVVNIYTRSFQSSHLENKSPTVTSASLGSGVIMNAQGYILTNLHVIANADQIIVALQDGRIFIAELVGSDLMTDLAVLKIDAKEPLPVIPQNAHLHTQVGDVVLAIGNPYNVGQTVTQGIISATGRNGMSASGRQDFIQTDAAINRGNSGGALVNTEGQLVGINTAAYHLNRNSDTYGISFAVPYHLAKRIMESLIRYGRVVRGYMGVDAKNITRGLAKVTHLHVNHGLLVEKVELNGPAQRAGLRSGDIIIKMNQKEVFSAKTAMDLVAETKPGTLMTLTILRNKKQHQLKLHIGELKTPGTGNKSSQR from the coding sequence ATGATCAAATATATATTTAAAGCCATTGGCCTTGGGCTAACTATCGCTGTCGTTTTTCTTATTGTTTTTCCTAGCTTACAAAAAGGATCATCTTTTTTTAACTGGGTTCATTCGTCGTCCCCTAGCATTATTAGCTTCGCAAGTGCTGCTAGGAAAGCGGCTCCTGCCGTAGTAAATATTTACACACGTAGTTTTCAAAGTAGCCACCTTGAAAATAAATCCCCGACCGTTACCAGCGCCAGTTTAGGCTCCGGGGTTATCATGAATGCCCAAGGGTACATACTGACCAATCTGCACGTCATTGCCAATGCAGACCAAATCATTGTTGCCTTACAAGATGGTCGGATTTTCATTGCAGAACTGGTTGGCAGTGACCTCATGACAGATTTAGCAGTTCTCAAAATAGATGCCAAAGAACCGCTTCCGGTTATTCCTCAGAACGCTCACCTGCATACACAAGTCGGAGATGTCGTATTAGCAATTGGCAATCCTTACAATGTGGGACAAACTGTTACACAAGGAATTATTTCAGCAACTGGCCGCAATGGAATGAGCGCTAGTGGCCGACAAGATTTCATTCAGACAGATGCGGCCATTAATCGGGGAAATTCAGGCGGAGCGCTCGTAAATACGGAAGGTCAGTTAGTGGGTATTAACACGGCGGCTTATCATCTAAATCGTAACAGTGATACCTACGGTATCAGCTTTGCTGTCCCTTATCATTTAGCCAAACGAATTATGGAAAGTTTGATTCGATATGGGCGAGTTGTCCGAGGATACATGGGAGTGGATGCAAAAAATATCACCAGAGGGCTAGCAAAAGTTACTCATCTACATGTAAATCATGGTTTGTTAGTGGAAAAAGTGGAGCTTAACGGCCCTGCCCAAAGAGCTGGTTTACGCTCAGGTGACATTATCATAAAAATGAATCAAAAAGAGGTCTTCTCAGCGAAAACAGCCATGGATTTAGTCGCTGAGACCAAACCTGGCACATTAATGACACTCACTATTTTACGCAACAAAAAACAGCACCAATTAAAATTACACATTGGGGAGCTTAAAACCCCGGGGACGGGAAATAAATCATCACAAAGGTAG
- the murA_1 gene encoding UDP-N-acetylglucosamine 1-carboxyvinyltransferase produces MNGKRQNGLAKCDLGYAMDKFIIEGGCQLNGEVTISGAKNAALPIVFATLLSEHEVMLHNVPELKDICTSCEILRVTGRDVCFSENQLRILPGKATSYEAPYELVKKMRASILALGPLLARYGQAKVSLPGGCAIGARPVDLHIQGLLQMGADISVEDGYINAHVDGRLKGAHILMDVVSVTGTENLMMAAVLAQGQTIIENAAREPEVVDLAGFLISLGADIQGAGTDKLVINGVDVLHGGEYRVLPDRIETGTFLVAAAVTGGYVRCLNTDPSSLDAVILKLRDAGANVTMGDDWIELDMRHQQLKAVNVITAPYPAFPTDMQAQFTLLNVLGKGCGRITETIFENRFMHVPELIRMGAQIDLEGNTAICQPTEYLSGAQVMATDLRASASLVIAGLVAKHETTVEQIYHIDRGYEHIEQKLANLGARIMRVKGNEAIA; encoded by the coding sequence ATGAATGGGAAAAGGCAAAACGGTTTGGCTAAATGTGATCTGGGGTATGCAATGGATAAATTTATAATAGAGGGTGGTTGTCAACTTAATGGTGAAGTGACAATCTCCGGGGCTAAGAATGCTGCTCTGCCTATCGTGTTTGCTACTTTGTTAAGCGAGCATGAAGTTATGCTCCATAATGTACCTGAATTAAAAGACATCTGTACGAGCTGTGAAATATTAAGAGTGACCGGTCGAGATGTGTGTTTTTCTGAGAATCAACTGAGAATTCTGCCGGGAAAAGCTACTTCATATGAAGCCCCATATGAACTTGTGAAAAAAATGAGAGCTTCAATTTTAGCTCTGGGCCCTCTTTTAGCTCGTTATGGTCAGGCAAAAGTGTCTTTACCTGGCGGTTGTGCTATCGGGGCTCGCCCGGTTGATCTGCATATCCAGGGGTTATTACAGATGGGGGCAGACATTAGTGTTGAGGATGGTTATATCAATGCCCATGTTGATGGACGTCTGAAAGGTGCTCACATTCTAATGGATGTTGTCAGTGTAACCGGTACAGAAAATTTGATGATGGCTGCAGTTTTAGCTCAGGGGCAGACCATTATTGAAAACGCGGCAAGAGAACCGGAGGTTGTTGACTTAGCTGGTTTTCTGATTTCTCTTGGTGCTGATATTCAAGGTGCTGGCACAGATAAACTGGTGATTAATGGTGTTGATGTACTGCATGGTGGAGAATACCGGGTTTTGCCTGATCGAATTGAAACCGGAACTTTTTTGGTGGCAGCTGCTGTTACAGGAGGCTATGTCCGGTGTCTGAATACCGATCCATCTTCTTTAGATGCTGTAATTCTTAAATTGCGGGATGCCGGTGCTAATGTCACAATGGGTGATGATTGGATTGAGTTGGATATGCGCCATCAGCAGTTAAAGGCTGTTAATGTAATAACTGCTCCATACCCAGCTTTCCCAACGGATATGCAGGCGCAATTTACATTATTAAATGTACTTGGCAAAGGATGTGGCCGGATCACGGAAACGATTTTTGAGAATCGTTTTATGCATGTCCCTGAATTAATCCGAATGGGGGCACAGATCGATCTGGAAGGAAATACTGCCATTTGCCAACCGACCGAATATTTGAGTGGTGCCCAGGTTATGGCCACAGATCTTAGGGCATCGGCAAGTTTAGTGATTGCTGGTTTAGTCGCTAAGCATGAGACTACTGTTGAGCAAATTTATCACATTGATCGCGGATACGAACATATCGAACAAAAGCTTGCCAATTTGGGAGCCCGAATTATGCGTGTTAAAGGAAATGAAGCTATTGCCTAA
- the ibaG gene encoding Acid stress protein IbaG — MQPEQIKGILQAVLDLDELHVKGEDGHFEVIAVGNVFNDLSRVKKQQVIYGPLAEFIADNTIHALSIKAYTLNEWEKAKRFG; from the coding sequence ATGCAACCGGAACAGATTAAAGGAATCTTACAGGCAGTATTGGATTTAGATGAACTGCATGTAAAAGGGGAAGATGGCCATTTTGAAGTCATTGCTGTAGGCAATGTCTTTAACGATTTATCTCGTGTGAAAAAACAACAGGTCATCTATGGACCATTAGCCGAATTTATTGCTGATAATACGATTCATGCTCTATCGATTAAAGCTTATACACTGAATGAATGGGAAAAGGCAAAACGGTTTGGCTAA
- the mlaC gene encoding Intermembrane phospholipid transport system binding protein MlaC, whose protein sequence is MMKLLRWALFGLAALCWSTVSVAKPASELVKNNPTENPYKTMQQVVQQVFPKLRKLHDEKQLTPEKTRRIILHYVMPYIDYRYSAYMVIGRSLPKTTKAQRERFVKAFYTYLVNTYSEVLGRYDQQKVVIERPRGYVNGQRVMTVPAKIIQQGRPSIHLQFKFRKLRREHAWLAYDMIAEGVSLLSANQSEVGGLIQRKGIDTVSNLLENKQIKVQSSQNERE, encoded by the coding sequence ATGATGAAATTACTGCGTTGGGCATTGTTTGGGCTGGCTGCATTATGCTGGTCAACTGTTAGTGTTGCTAAACCAGCATCAGAGTTAGTGAAAAATAATCCTACAGAGAATCCATACAAAACTATGCAGCAAGTAGTTCAGCAGGTTTTTCCTAAATTGAGGAAATTACATGATGAAAAGCAACTGACTCCAGAGAAAACTCGACGCATTATTTTACATTATGTCATGCCTTATATTGATTACCGCTATTCAGCGTATATGGTCATTGGACGTAGTTTACCTAAAACGACTAAGGCTCAAAGGGAACGCTTTGTTAAGGCGTTTTATACCTATTTAGTCAATACTTATTCAGAAGTGTTAGGTCGTTATGATCAGCAAAAAGTTGTGATTGAACGACCTAGAGGATATGTGAATGGTCAGCGTGTGATGACGGTTCCGGCTAAAATTATCCAGCAGGGGCGTCCGTCGATTCATTTGCAGTTTAAGTTTCGTAAATTACGCCGGGAGCACGCATGGCTGGCTTACGATATGATAGCTGAAGGTGTTAGTTTACTCTCAGCTAATCAGTCGGAAGTGGGTGGCTTGATCCAAAGGAAAGGTATCGATACTGTTTCAAATTTGCTTGAAAATAAACAGATCAAGGTTCAGTCATCGCAGAACGAACGCGAATAG
- the mlaD gene encoding Intermembrane phospholipid transport system binding protein MlaD, translating into MKVDKTEFGVGLFLLLGLIAILILAIRIADDDLISNGDSYTVYANFDNIGGLKVRSPVKVGGVVVGRVDAISLEPKTLIPRVTLRLYKKYGEFPENSTARILTAGLLGEQYIGLTPGFNMPGEPAYNLKNGDTIEDTKSAIILEDLIGQFLYSASGKNK; encoded by the coding sequence ATGAAAGTAGATAAAACAGAGTTTGGTGTGGGGCTTTTTCTATTGCTTGGTCTTATTGCTATATTGATTCTGGCTATCAGAATTGCCGATGATGACTTAATAAGTAATGGTGATAGTTATACGGTTTACGCCAATTTTGACAATATTGGTGGGTTAAAAGTTCGATCGCCTGTGAAGGTCGGTGGGGTTGTTGTTGGTCGTGTTGATGCCATTAGTTTAGAGCCTAAAACACTCATTCCCCGGGTGACGCTGAGGCTATATAAAAAATATGGTGAATTTCCAGAAAACAGTACGGCACGAATTTTAACTGCTGGGCTGTTGGGGGAACAATATATTGGTTTGACACCAGGGTTTAATATGCCAGGTGAACCTGCTTATAACTTAAAGAATGGTGACACGATTGAGGATACTAAGTCTGCGATTATTCTTGAAGATTTAATTGGTCAATTTTTATACTCAGCATCAGGAAAAAATAAATAA
- the mlaE gene encoding Intermembrane phospholipid transport system permease protein MlaE, whose protein sequence is MIVDIIAQLGANATRRIASFGRAGLMLSQAIFVKPESKLWRNSWRQIYPVGVQSLLIILVSGLFIGMVLALQGYNILVKFGAETSLGPLVALALLRELGPVVTGLLFAGRAGSALTAEIGLMKATEQLSSMEMMAVDPLKRVIAPRFWAGVISMPLLAMLFNLVGIWGGYLVGVRWLGVDDGNFWSIMHSNVDLVSDIGNGFIKSIVFAIAVTWIALFNGYDAKPTSQGISQATTRSVVHSSLVVLGLDFILTALMFGN, encoded by the coding sequence ATGATAGTTGATATCATTGCGCAGTTAGGTGCAAATGCGACACGACGCATTGCAAGTTTCGGTCGGGCTGGTTTGATGCTGTCTCAGGCTATTTTTGTCAAACCTGAGTCAAAATTATGGCGAAATAGTTGGCGCCAGATTTATCCTGTCGGTGTTCAATCATTGCTGATTATTCTGGTTTCAGGCCTTTTTATCGGCATGGTTTTAGCCTTACAAGGCTATAATATCTTAGTTAAATTTGGTGCAGAAACAAGTCTGGGACCATTAGTTGCACTTGCTTTATTGCGAGAGTTAGGGCCAGTTGTAACGGGGTTATTGTTTGCAGGACGAGCTGGTTCAGCTTTAACGGCTGAGATAGGCTTGATGAAGGCTACAGAGCAATTGAGCAGTATGGAAATGATGGCGGTTGATCCATTAAAGCGTGTGATAGCTCCCCGGTTTTGGGCCGGAGTTATTAGTATGCCGTTGCTTGCTATGTTGTTTAATCTGGTTGGAATTTGGGGGGGATACCTTGTCGGAGTCCGCTGGCTTGGTGTCGATGACGGTAACTTTTGGTCAATTATGCATTCGAATGTCGACCTTGTTAGTGACATCGGAAACGGATTTATTAAAAGTATTGTTTTTGCGATTGCAGTAACGTGGATTGCTTTATTTAACGGATATGATGCCAAACCGACATCGCAGGGAATCAGTCAGGCTACCACACGTAGTGTCGTTCATTCGTCATTAGTCGTGCTCGGGTTGGATTTTATTTTAACAGCACTAATGTTTGGAAATTAA
- the mlaF gene encoding Intermembrane phospholipid transport system ATP-binding protein MlaF, whose translation MTENVIEVKGLTFSRGSRRIFDSIDLNFPKGKITAVLGPSGTGKTTLLRLLGGQLVPQSGEVVFAGQKIHQLNRQNLYQLRKRMGMLFQSGALFTDLSVFDNVAFPLREHTNLPETVLRNLVLMKLEAVGLRGAAELMPSDLSGGMARRVALARAIALEPEVIMYDEPFVGQDPITMGVLIKLISHLNQALKLTSIIVSHDVDEVLSIADYVYVIDQGTILAHGDVPTVRASDEPHLQQFLQGLADGPAAFHYPAEPYLESLKS comes from the coding sequence ATGACCGAAAATGTTATTGAAGTCAAGGGGTTGACTTTTTCTCGCGGCTCTAGACGCATTTTCGACTCGATAGATCTGAATTTTCCCAAAGGTAAAATCACTGCAGTACTTGGGCCAAGCGGAACAGGTAAAACAACGTTGCTTCGGTTACTGGGTGGGCAATTGGTTCCTCAATCCGGGGAAGTGGTGTTTGCAGGGCAAAAAATTCATCAACTGAATCGGCAAAATCTTTACCAGCTCCGTAAGCGAATGGGGATGTTGTTTCAAAGTGGTGCATTGTTTACTGATTTAAGTGTTTTTGACAATGTTGCTTTCCCGCTGCGTGAGCATACTAATCTACCAGAGACAGTATTACGTAATTTAGTTTTGATGAAACTGGAGGCGGTTGGCTTAAGAGGGGCCGCCGAGCTGATGCCTTCGGATTTGTCTGGCGGAATGGCTCGCCGTGTTGCATTGGCCAGAGCGATTGCTTTAGAGCCTGAAGTGATTATGTATGATGAACCTTTTGTGGGACAGGACCCTATCACTATGGGGGTTCTGATTAAGTTAATCAGTCATCTTAATCAGGCGTTAAAGTTAACATCAATTATTGTCTCTCATGATGTTGATGAGGTATTGAGTATTGCTGACTATGTTTATGTGATTGATCAGGGAACAATTCTTGCCCATGGCGATGTTCCGACTGTTCGTGCCAGCGATGAACCCCATTTACAGCAATTCTTGCAGGGGTTAGCGGATGGGCCTGCTGCATTTCATTATCCCGCTGAACCTTATCTGGAGTCACTCAAATCATGA
- the yrbG gene encoding Inner membrane protein YrbG has product MLIEFAILIASFVLLIWSADRFVFGAAAIARNLGISPMVIGLTIVAMGSSAPEIMVSATASLGGKLNTAIGNAIGSNITNITLVLGVTALLKPILVGSSTLRREIPLMLIATIVTGYLLHDNYLSRLDGFILITLFVIFMGYLTWKSQKQHRKKVDHIDEDEMIAQFEAEVPNRIKTSKALFWLIFGLILLPMSSDYLVHSATSIARYFGISELVIGLTIIAIGTSLPELAASIVSVIKKEADMALGNIIGSNIFNLLVVLSICGVLAPGKVDPHAFSRDYWWMLATSFAILVLAVLVRPRQINRFAGGLLLATFIGYQLMLFL; this is encoded by the coding sequence ATGTTGATCGAATTTGCTATCTTAATTGCCAGTTTCGTATTGTTGATCTGGAGTGCTGACCGATTTGTCTTTGGCGCTGCCGCCATCGCCCGAAACCTGGGGATTTCTCCCATGGTTATTGGCCTGACCATCGTTGCTATGGGCTCATCCGCCCCTGAAATCATGGTCTCAGCTACGGCATCCCTTGGAGGAAAACTCAATACGGCAATAGGAAATGCCATCGGCTCTAACATCACAAATATAACATTGGTTCTGGGCGTTACAGCACTCTTAAAACCAATTCTAGTCGGAAGTTCAACACTACGACGGGAAATTCCACTGATGTTGATTGCAACAATTGTTACAGGATATCTTCTCCATGACAATTACCTAAGCCGCTTAGATGGATTTATACTAATTACACTATTTGTCATCTTTATGGGATATCTAACCTGGAAGTCGCAAAAACAACATCGGAAAAAGGTTGATCATATTGATGAAGATGAAATGATTGCTCAGTTTGAAGCAGAAGTTCCTAATCGGATTAAAACCAGTAAAGCTCTATTTTGGTTAATCTTTGGACTTATTCTGTTACCAATGAGTTCTGATTACTTAGTCCATTCAGCTACCAGTATTGCCCGATATTTCGGAATTAGTGAATTAGTCATCGGACTAACAATTATAGCTATCGGCACCAGCTTACCGGAACTCGCAGCTTCAATTGTTAGCGTCATCAAAAAAGAAGCCGATATGGCACTGGGAAATATCATAGGTTCGAACATTTTCAACCTGCTTGTTGTTTTATCTATATGCGGTGTACTGGCTCCGGGAAAAGTGGATCCTCATGCATTCAGCCGGGATTACTGGTGGATGTTAGCGACCAGTTTTGCCATCTTGGTTCTCGCCGTATTAGTTCGCCCCCGGCAAATCAACCGATTTGCCGGGGGGCTATTATTAGCCACATTTATTGGCTATCAACTCATGTTATTTTTATAG
- the kdsD gene encoding Arabinose 5-phosphate isomerase KdsD, with translation MTFDYIKSAQRVISLEAQAVENLHQHLGKQFTSICQKLSSCKGKVIVTGMGKSGHIGRKIAATLASTGTPAFFVHPGEASHGDLGMISQNDIVLALSNSGESKEILALYPSLQHQHIMVIALTSNPGSSMARGAALHLNINVEREACPLGLAPTASTTAALAMGDAIAVALLEKRGFTANDFAMSHPGGALGKKLLLSVPDIMVTDDEIPLVNVQQSIREALLVMSEKGLGMTGVIDSEQKLVGVFTDGDLRRILDQRADIHETPISQVMTKKPKVITPDWLAFDALKFMKEKSINGLFVTEDETPVGAFNMHSLLQAGVY, from the coding sequence GTGACATTTGATTATATTAAATCCGCTCAACGCGTCATTAGTTTGGAAGCCCAGGCTGTAGAAAATCTACACCAACATCTGGGTAAGCAATTCACGTCAATCTGCCAGAAGCTTTCCAGCTGTAAAGGAAAAGTCATCGTAACCGGAATGGGAAAATCAGGCCATATTGGACGAAAAATAGCTGCAACTCTGGCCTCAACAGGTACACCCGCTTTTTTTGTCCATCCCGGTGAAGCAAGCCATGGCGATTTAGGAATGATCAGTCAAAATGATATCGTTCTAGCCCTTTCAAATTCAGGTGAATCCAAAGAAATTCTGGCACTTTATCCGTCACTACAGCATCAGCATATTATGGTCATTGCCTTAACCAGCAACCCTGGTTCATCAATGGCAAGAGGTGCTGCTCTGCACTTAAACATTAATGTCGAACGAGAAGCCTGTCCTCTCGGATTAGCCCCTACGGCAAGCACCACAGCAGCGTTAGCGATGGGAGATGCAATCGCGGTTGCCTTATTAGAGAAAAGAGGATTTACTGCCAATGATTTTGCAATGTCGCATCCTGGTGGAGCCCTGGGGAAAAAATTGCTATTAAGTGTCCCGGATATCATGGTTACCGATGATGAAATACCACTGGTAAATGTCCAACAAAGTATTCGAGAAGCACTATTAGTTATGTCTGAGAAAGGCCTGGGAATGACAGGAGTTATTGACTCTGAGCAAAAACTAGTCGGAGTGTTCACTGATGGTGATCTTCGACGTATCCTTGATCAACGGGCTGATATTCATGAAACACCAATCAGTCAAGTCATGACCAAAAAGCCAAAAGTCATCACTCCTGACTGGCTCGCCTTCGATGCATTAAAATTTATGAAAGAAAAATCCATCAACGGATTATTTGTCACCGAGGACGAAACCCCGGTAGGCGCTTTTAATATGCATTCCTTGTTACAAGCCGGAGTGTACTAA
- the kdsC gene encoding 3-deoxy-D-manno-octulosonate 8-phosphate phosphatase KdsC produces the protein MDQESINALYGPIKPSVWQQAQQIKLLICDIDGVFSDGRIYLGNQGEELKCFHTRDGFGVKALLRHGIEVAVITGRNSKIVESRMKNLNVQYIFQGYDNKESAYNELRQKTGVSTNQTAYIGDDVVDLAVMRQVGLSIAVADAHPLVVQHADYQTHICGGYGAVREVCDILLQAQGGIDDFQGTSL, from the coding sequence ATGGATCAGGAATCAATAAATGCACTTTATGGACCAATAAAACCATCGGTATGGCAACAGGCTCAACAAATCAAACTACTCATTTGTGATATTGACGGAGTTTTCTCTGATGGTCGGATCTATCTGGGAAATCAGGGGGAAGAGCTTAAATGTTTTCACACTCGCGACGGATTCGGAGTGAAAGCACTTTTACGCCATGGGATAGAAGTTGCTGTAATCACTGGTAGAAATTCCAAAATTGTCGAATCAAGAATGAAAAATCTCAATGTCCAATATATTTTTCAAGGATATGACAATAAAGAATCAGCTTATAACGAATTACGCCAAAAAACAGGGGTGTCAACCAATCAAACCGCATATATCGGGGATGATGTAGTTGATCTGGCGGTCATGCGTCAGGTTGGGCTCTCGATTGCAGTTGCAGATGCGCATCCTCTAGTTGTACAGCATGCAGACTACCAGACACATATTTGTGGAGGATACGGTGCAGTCCGGGAAGTCTGTGATATATTGCTACAAGCTCAAGGAGGAATAGATGATTTCCAAGGAACGAGTCTATGA
- the lptC gene encoding Lipopolysaccharide export system protein LptC → MNGQNIIIVTLVIGATMTWGWLNLHTDEGKQQNQAQQTPDFTASDLYTVSYNKLGLVQYRIYADNMEYYEQDQTSTFRAPRILIYPGPNKPIWQIVSRTAKAYRQNKVTFNQDVVVKNLNNDGYIQDLLTPLLHVNLTQQTMRTNKKVTMSGPQYDQTGIGMHGSMATEEVTLLKDISAVYHNEEN, encoded by the coding sequence ATGAATGGTCAAAACATAATCATTGTGACCCTAGTCATAGGTGCGACGATGACATGGGGATGGTTAAATCTTCATACAGATGAAGGTAAACAACAAAACCAGGCACAACAAACCCCTGATTTTACAGCCAGTGATCTATACACGGTCAGTTATAATAAGTTAGGCTTGGTGCAATATCGAATCTATGCAGATAACATGGAATACTATGAACAAGATCAAACAAGTACCTTTCGCGCCCCGCGCATTTTGATTTACCCGGGACCAAACAAACCGATTTGGCAGATTGTTTCCAGAACAGCCAAAGCTTATCGGCAAAATAAAGTGACGTTCAATCAGGATGTTGTTGTAAAAAACTTAAACAATGACGGTTATATACAGGATTTGCTGACACCATTACTTCATGTCAATTTAACTCAGCAGACGATGCGGACCAACAAAAAAGTAACGATGAGTGGTCCTCAATATGATCAAACAGGAATAGGTATGCACGGCAGTATGGCTACAGAAGAAGTCACGCTGCTCAAGGACATCAGCGCGGTATATCATAATGAAGAAAATTAA
- the lptA gene encoding Lipopolysaccharide export system protein LptA, translated as MKKINWIFLALMTFSLSSYALESDYNQKIVVNADQQKVNIKENKVTFFQHVKVTQGSIKLEADRVTVYGTGKKGSEVMVAVGKPARFQQRMDDGKLLKGHANKVRYELKSRIVTLTDNAQLQQQESLVRGNSIRYNIQTQEMVADGGKKGHVTTIFEPQQVRQIKKQK; from the coding sequence ATGAAGAAAATTAATTGGATTTTTTTAGCTTTAATGACATTTAGTCTGTCCAGTTATGCCCTGGAATCAGATTATAACCAGAAAATTGTTGTCAACGCCGATCAACAGAAAGTAAATATTAAAGAAAACAAAGTTACTTTTTTCCAGCATGTTAAGGTAACTCAAGGCTCTATAAAGTTAGAAGCTGACCGTGTGACAGTCTATGGGACAGGGAAAAAAGGCAGTGAAGTCATGGTCGCTGTTGGCAAACCAGCCCGGTTTCAACAACGTATGGATGATGGAAAACTTCTAAAAGGTCATGCAAATAAAGTACGCTACGAATTAAAATCACGAATTGTTACTCTGACTGATAATGCTCAGCTACAACAACAAGAAAGTCTGGTCAGAGGAAATAGTATTCGTTATAACATTCAGACACAGGAAATGGTTGCTGACGGTGGGAAAAAAGGACATGTCACAACGATTTTCGAACCGCAGCAAGTCCGGCAGATAAAAAAACAGAAGTAA
- the lptB_2 gene encoding Lipopolysaccharide export system ATP-binding protein LptB, whose product MALLKAENLAKSYKKRQVVKNVSLQVETGQIVGLLGPNGAGKTTTFYMVVGLVPRDDGQISIDGQDITLKAMHSRARMGIGYLPQEASIFRRLSVEDNIMAVLETRKDLDRGARQLVLDELLDEFHIGHIRKSLGQSLSGGERRRAEIARALAASPKFILLDEPFAGVDPISVIDIKKIIEHLKDRGLGVLITDHNVRETLDVCEHAYIVSQGELIASGTPEHVLANEHVKRVYLGEQFKL is encoded by the coding sequence ATGGCATTGCTAAAAGCAGAAAACCTGGCCAAAAGTTATAAAAAACGACAGGTCGTTAAAAACGTAAGCCTGCAGGTTGAGACCGGTCAAATTGTCGGTCTTTTAGGACCTAATGGTGCAGGTAAAACAACAACTTTCTACATGGTCGTAGGACTGGTTCCAAGAGATGATGGACAAATCAGCATTGACGGACAGGATATTACGCTTAAAGCAATGCACTCGCGAGCCAGAATGGGAATCGGATATCTTCCTCAAGAAGCGTCTATTTTTCGGCGGTTATCCGTTGAAGATAACATCATGGCGGTACTGGAAACACGTAAAGATTTAGACAGAGGGGCAAGGCAATTAGTTCTGGATGAACTGCTCGATGAATTTCACATTGGCCACATTCGCAAGAGCCTTGGACAAAGCTTGTCCGGGGGCGAACGGCGCCGAGCCGAAATAGCCAGGGCACTTGCGGCTTCTCCTAAGTTCATTTTATTAGATGAACCGTTTGCCGGGGTTGATCCTATTTCAGTTATTGATATAAAAAAAATTATTGAACATCTGAAAGACAGGGGCCTTGGGGTCTTGATTACAGACCATAATGTCAGAGAAACTTTAGATGTCTGTGAACATGCATATATCGTCAGTCAGGGAGAATTAATCGCCTCAGGGACACCTGAACATGTTCTGGCAAATGAACATGTAAAACGGGTTTATTTAGGCGAACAATTCAAACTATAG